In Sulfitobacter sp. W027, a single window of DNA contains:
- the rplB gene encoding 50S ribosomal protein L2 produces MALKSYKPTTPGQRGLVLIDRSELWKGRPVKALTEGLTKSGGRNNTGRITMRRTGGGAKRLYRIVDFKRNKLDMSAVVARIEYDPNRTAFIALIQYEDGEQAYILAPQRLAIGDKIIAGAKVDIKPGNAMPFSGMPIGTIVHNIEMKPGKGGQIARAAGTYAQFVGRDGGYAQIRLSSGELRLVRQECMATVGAVSNPDNSNQNYGKAGRMRHKGIRPSVRGVVMNPIDHPHGGGEGRTSGGRHPVTPWGKPTKGAKTRNKNKASSKLIIRSRHAKKKGR; encoded by the coding sequence ATGGCACTCAAGTCGTACAAACCGACGACGCCAGGCCAGCGTGGACTGGTACTGATCGACCGTTCGGAGCTGTGGAAAGGCCGCCCGGTCAAAGCCCTTACTGAGGGTTTGACCAAATCTGGCGGTCGGAACAACACCGGACGAATCACAATGCGTCGTACAGGTGGTGGTGCAAAGCGCCTCTACCGTATCGTTGATTTCAAGCGTAACAAGTTGGACATGTCCGCTGTTGTCGCGCGGATCGAATATGACCCCAACCGGACCGCTTTCATCGCACTGATCCAGTACGAAGATGGCGAGCAGGCCTACATCCTGGCCCCCCAGCGTCTGGCCATCGGCGACAAGATCATCGCCGGCGCCAAAGTGGACATCAAGCCCGGTAACGCGATGCCTTTCTCGGGCATGCCAATCGGTACGATCGTCCACAACATCGAGATGAAGCCCGGTAAGGGCGGTCAGATCGCACGTGCCGCCGGCACCTACGCCCAGTTCGTGGGTCGTGACGGTGGCTACGCTCAGATCCGTCTGAGCAGCGGCGAGCTGCGTCTCGTGCGTCAGGAATGCATGGCCACCGTTGGTGCCGTCAGCAACCCCGACAACTCCAACCAGAACTACGGTAAAGCGGGCCGCATGCGTCACAAGGGCATCCGTCCTTCTGTACGTGGTGTGGTGATGAACCCGATCGACCACCCGCACGGCGGTGGTGAAGGCCGGACCTCTGGTGGTCGTCACCCGGTTACTCCTTGGGGTAAGCCGACGAAGGGTGCCAAGACCCGCAACAAGAACAAAGCGTCCAGCAAGCTTATCATCCGCTCGCGTCACGCCAAGAAGAAGGGGCGTTAA
- the rpsS gene encoding 30S ribosomal protein S19, which translates to MARSVWKGPFVDSYVLKKAEASREGGRNEVIKIWSRRSTILPQFVGLTFGVYNGHKHIPVNVSEDMIGQKFGEYSPTRTYYGHAADKKAKRK; encoded by the coding sequence ATGGCTCGTTCAGTATGGAAAGGTCCTTTTGTTGACTCTTATGTCCTCAAAAAGGCAGAGGCTTCCCGCGAGGGCGGCCGTAACGAAGTGATCAAGATCTGGTCGCGCCGCAGCACGATCCTGCCCCAGTTCGTGGGTCTGACGTTTGGCGTGTACAACGGTCATAAGCACATCCCTGTCAACGTCAGCGAAGACATGATCGGTCAGAAGTTCGGTGAGTACTCCCCGACTCGGACCTACTACGGTCATGCCGCCGACAAAAAAGCGAAGCGGAAATAA
- the rplV gene encoding 50S ribosomal protein L22, whose amino-acid sequence MSKDKNPRRVADNEAMAKLRMLRTSPQKLNLVAALIRGKSVDKALTDLTFSKKRVAQDVKKCLQSAIANAENNHNLDVDELIVAEAYVGKNLTMKRGRPRARGRFGKIIKPFAEITIKVRQVEEQA is encoded by the coding sequence ATGAGCAAGGATAAGAATCCCCGCCGCGTGGCAGACAACGAAGCAATGGCAAAACTGCGCATGCTTCGCACCAGCCCGCAGAAACTGAACCTGGTTGCAGCTTTGATCCGTGGTAAATCCGTGGACAAGGCGTTGACCGACCTCACCTTCTCCAAGAAGCGGGTCGCGCAGGACGTGAAGAAATGCCTTCAGTCCGCGATTGCCAACGCCGAGAACAACCACAACCTGGACGTCGATGAGCTCATCGTGGCCGAGGCCTATGTCGGTAAGAACCTGACCATGAAGCGCGGTCGCCCGCGTGCCCGTGGCCGGTTCGGCAAGATCATCAAGCCGTTTGCCGAGATCACGATCAAAGTGCGTCAAGTTGAGGAGCAAGCCTGA
- the rpsC gene encoding 30S ribosomal protein S3 gives MGNKVNPIGMRLQVNRTWDSRWYADTKDYGDLLLEDLAIRDFIKKECHQAGIARVIIERPHKKCRVTIHTARPGVIIGKKGADIETLRQKIAKMTNSELHLNIVEVRKPELDAHLVGESIAQQLERRVSFRRAMKRAVQNAMRMGALGIRVNLAGRLGGAEIARTEWYREGRVPLHTLRADIDYAHVEAATAYGIIGIKTWIFKGEIMEHDPAARDRKAQELQDGPAPRGAGGRR, from the coding sequence ATGGGTAACAAAGTCAATCCGATCGGTATGCGTCTTCAGGTGAACCGCACCTGGGACAGCCGCTGGTACGCCGACACCAAGGATTACGGTGATCTTCTGCTTGAAGACCTCGCAATCCGCGACTTCATCAAGAAAGAGTGCCACCAGGCCGGTATCGCCCGTGTGATCATCGAACGTCCGCACAAAAAGTGCCGCGTTACGATCCACACAGCACGCCCTGGTGTCATCATTGGCAAGAAAGGCGCGGACATCGAGACGCTGCGCCAGAAGATTGCCAAGATGACCAACTCGGAACTGCACCTCAACATCGTTGAAGTTCGCAAGCCCGAGCTGGACGCACATCTGGTTGGTGAGAGCATTGCACAGCAGCTGGAGCGCCGGGTGTCTTTCCGCCGCGCCATGAAACGTGCCGTGCAGAACGCCATGCGCATGGGCGCACTGGGCATCCGCGTGAACCTCGCGGGTCGTCTTGGTGGGGCCGAAATCGCGCGTACCGAATGGTACCGTGAGGGTCGCGTGCCTCTGCACACATTGCGTGCCGACATCGATTACGCACATGTCGAAGCGGCCACCGCTTACGGCATCATCGGGATCAAGACATGGATCTTCAAAGGCGAGATCATGGAACATGACCCCGCCGCGCGTGACCGTAAGGCACAGGAACTCCAAGACGGCCCAGCACCTCGCGGTGCCGGCGGTCGTCGTTAA
- the rplP gene encoding 50S ribosomal protein L16: MLQPKRTKFRKQFKGSIKGLAKGGSDLNFGTYGLKALQPERVTARQIEAARRAMTRHMKRQGRVWIRIFPDVPVTSKPVEVRMGKGKGSVDFWAAKVKPGRIMFEIDGVGEDVAREALRLAAMKLPIKTRVVVREDW, translated from the coding sequence ATGCTTCAACCAAAGCGTACTAAATTCCGCAAGCAGTTTAAGGGCTCGATCAAAGGTTTGGCAAAGGGCGGGTCTGACCTGAACTTTGGCACCTACGGCCTGAAGGCACTGCAGCCGGAGCGGGTTACCGCCCGTCAAATCGAAGCGGCACGCCGCGCCATGACACGTCACATGAAGCGTCAGGGCCGTGTCTGGATCCGCATCTTCCCGGACGTACCGGTCACCTCCAAGCCCGTCGAAGTTCGTATGGGTAAGGGTAAAGGTTCCGTCGACTTCTGGGCAGCCAAGGTCAAGCCGGGCCGCATCATGTTCGAAATCGACGGTGTCGGTGAAGACGTGGCGCGCGAAGCCCTGCGTCTGGCAGCCATGAAGCTGCCGATCAAGACCCGGGTTGTCGTCCGCGAGGACTGGTAA
- a CDS encoding NYN domain-containing protein: MFVPFLLLFMSLALTTAAASTRGYEDFGLLGALCVIASAILLLRSLRNTTHKRKKWVIVDGSNVMHWQSGAPNIKVVREVVDVLRARGYTPGVVFDANAGYLLAGRYQHDKAFSRQLDLPVDRVMVVPKGTPADPYILQSARDYGGQVVSRDQFRDWADAHPEIAEPGHLIKGGYRSGKLWLDLENEALT, translated from the coding sequence ATGTTTGTTCCGTTCCTCCTGCTCTTCATGTCCCTCGCCCTGACCACCGCCGCCGCGTCTACGCGAGGGTATGAAGACTTCGGTCTGCTGGGCGCGCTTTGCGTCATTGCCAGCGCTATCCTGCTGCTACGGTCTCTGCGCAACACGACGCATAAGCGCAAGAAGTGGGTCATCGTCGACGGCTCCAACGTGATGCATTGGCAGTCAGGCGCGCCGAACATCAAGGTCGTGCGCGAGGTTGTCGATGTGTTGCGCGCGCGCGGTTACACCCCGGGTGTCGTATTTGATGCCAACGCGGGGTATCTCCTCGCGGGTCGCTATCAACATGACAAAGCGTTCAGCCGCCAGCTCGATCTACCAGTGGATCGGGTGATGGTCGTGCCCAAGGGCACCCCTGCTGACCCCTACATCCTCCAGTCCGCGCGAGACTACGGAGGGCAGGTCGTGAGCCGGGATCAGTTCCGCGACTGGGCAGATGCCCACCCGGAAATCGCTGAGCCGGGACACCTCATCAAAGGCGGTTACCGAAGTGGGAAGCTTTGGCTTGATCTTGAAAACGAAGCACTCACCTGA
- a CDS encoding hemerythrin domain-containing protein, translated as MAEDASALPLSDLTIDPATRPPLPDMGEVSEAQRQAGRHLAAIHHHYLSDLSQIAKVMTRIEAGDAPPADLAHIVLHSQMSQNFAAAGTLCGQQCWALTMHHNIEEQSIFPQLHARGSEPVRAIVDRLRAEHKVVHALLERLGVAAGGLTEAPTPAQFAETRAIFDQLVSVVRSHFKFEETALAEALGVYQVDI; from the coding sequence ATGGCCGAGGACGCAAGCGCCCTCCCCCTGTCGGATCTGACGATCGACCCCGCGACCCGGCCACCCTTGCCCGACATGGGCGAGGTATCCGAAGCCCAACGGCAGGCCGGGCGGCATCTTGCGGCGATCCACCACCATTACCTCAGTGACCTATCCCAAATCGCAAAGGTGATGACCCGTATCGAGGCCGGCGATGCGCCCCCGGCCGATCTTGCGCATATCGTTCTGCACAGCCAGATGTCGCAGAACTTCGCCGCTGCAGGCACGCTCTGCGGACAACAGTGCTGGGCGCTGACAATGCACCACAACATCGAAGAACAAAGCATATTTCCGCAGTTGCACGCCCGCGGGTCTGAACCGGTGCGCGCAATCGTGGACCGGTTGCGTGCCGAGCATAAGGTGGTTCACGCGCTCCTAGAACGGCTTGGCGTTGCGGCAGGCGGATTAACCGAGGCACCAACGCCCGCGCAGTTCGCCGAAACCCGCGCGATCTTTGACCAACTGGTCTCTGTGGTCCGGTCGCATTTCAAATTCGAAGAGACCGCCCTAGCCGAAGCATTGGGCGTCTATCAGGTGGACATCTGA
- a CDS encoding TIGR02466 family protein codes for MSNIKSLFATRLYHAALSAHGKPIDTDELAASCFSIAEDDEAGQDWCEENGYAGYTSYASLDDLPYRFPIFKDLVAVLDKHVAAFAKDLEFDLGDRKLVLDSLWLNILPEGGIHTSHIHPHSVISGTTYVTMPEGASAIRFEDPRLPMMMAAPGRVKDAREELRPFIYVAPEAGDVLLWESWLRHEVPMNMIEEDRVSVSFNYNWA; via the coding sequence ATGTCAAACATCAAATCGCTTTTCGCCACCCGCCTCTATCACGCCGCCCTGTCGGCCCATGGAAAACCCATCGATACCGATGAGTTGGCCGCCTCCTGTTTCTCCATTGCCGAGGATGACGAGGCCGGTCAGGACTGGTGCGAAGAGAACGGCTATGCAGGCTACACGTCTTACGCGTCGCTTGACGACCTGCCCTACCGCTTTCCGATCTTCAAGGATCTGGTCGCCGTGCTGGATAAACATGTCGCAGCCTTCGCCAAAGACCTCGAGTTCGATCTGGGTGACCGCAAGCTGGTGCTGGACTCCCTGTGGCTCAACATCCTGCCCGAGGGCGGCATCCACACCTCACATATCCATCCCCATTCGGTGATTTCGGGCACGACCTATGTGACCATGCCCGAAGGCGCCAGCGCGATCCGCTTTGAGGACCCGCGCCTGCCGATGATGATGGCCGCCCCCGGCCGGGTGAAGGACGCCCGCGAAGAGTTGCGGCCCTTTATATATGTCGCGCCCGAGGCGGGTGACGTGCTGCTGTGGGAAAGCTGGCTGCGCCATGAGGTGCCGATGAATATGATTGAGGAAGATCGTGTCTCGGTCTCGTTCAACTACAACTGGGCCTGA
- the rpmC gene encoding 50S ribosomal protein L29: MKASELHDKTPDQLRDELVNLKKESFNLRFQQATGQLENPARLKTVKRDVARVHTVLNQKAAAAAAE; encoded by the coding sequence GTGAAAGCCAGCGAACTGCACGACAAGACGCCGGACCAGCTCCGCGACGAGCTTGTGAACCTGAAAAAAGAATCCTTCAACTTGCGTTTCCAGCAGGCCACCGGCCAGCTGGAGAACCCCGCGCGTTTGAAGACCGTTAAGCGTGACGTGGCCCGTGTCCACACCGTGCTGAACCAAAAAGCCGCTGCTGCGGCAGCCGAATAA
- the rpsQ gene encoding 30S ribosomal protein S17, with product MPKRILTGTVTSDANAQTVTVSVERRFTHPVLKKTIRKSKKYRAHDENNTFKVGDSVRIIECAPKSKTKRWEVLTSETAEA from the coding sequence ATGCCCAAGCGTATCCTTACAGGCACCGTGACATCGGACGCCAACGCACAGACAGTAACCGTTTCCGTAGAGCGCCGCTTTACACACCCGGTTCTGAAAAAGACCATCCGTAAGTCCAAGAAGTACCGGGCTCACGACGAGAACAACACATTCAAAGTGGGCGATTCTGTTCGCATCATCGAATGTGCACCCAAGTCGAAAACCAAACGTTGGGAAGTTCTGACTTCGGAAACAGCCGAAGCCTGA